The following coding sequences lie in one Natrarchaeobius halalkaliphilus genomic window:
- a CDS encoding Gfo/Idh/MocA family protein, which produces MTLSVGVLGYRFMGKAHANAMARLPMFFPDAPAIDRHVLVGRDERALSEAADRLGFASISTDWEAVVDDVDVFYNLGPNHVHAEPSIAALEAGTPVFCEKPLAPTLEEAERMIEASREAGDDVPAGCAFNYRFVPAIRYAKGLLEAGELGEIHHVRGRYLQDWLVDPDAPWSWRNDKELAGSGALGDLGAHTIDLVRFLVGSDDLAGEIERVSGHLQTFVEERPVEGAGTSAEPRATEDDKAVERDDTRPVTVDDAYTAQLAFESGAMGTLEASRFATGHKNDHTIEIHGSEGSLRFSLERMNELEVLRGDARGYETVLVTDEDDPYVDHWWPPGHVLGWEHTFVHENYEFLSAVANGTSFEPSFEDGLAAQRVLAAIETSDERRTWVAPDESS; this is translated from the coding sequence ATGACGCTGTCAGTCGGTGTCCTCGGCTACCGGTTCATGGGGAAAGCACACGCGAACGCGATGGCTCGGCTCCCGATGTTCTTTCCCGACGCTCCGGCCATCGATCGACACGTCCTAGTCGGCCGCGACGAGCGGGCGCTGTCGGAGGCCGCAGATCGACTCGGATTCGCCTCGATTTCGACGGACTGGGAAGCGGTCGTCGACGACGTCGACGTCTTCTACAATCTCGGTCCGAACCACGTCCACGCCGAGCCGTCGATCGCCGCCCTCGAGGCGGGGACGCCGGTGTTCTGCGAGAAGCCGCTCGCGCCGACGCTCGAGGAAGCAGAACGAATGATCGAGGCGTCGCGCGAGGCCGGCGACGACGTTCCCGCGGGCTGTGCGTTCAACTACCGGTTCGTCCCCGCGATCCGGTACGCGAAGGGACTGCTCGAGGCGGGCGAACTCGGCGAGATCCACCACGTTCGCGGGCGGTACCTGCAGGACTGGCTGGTCGACCCAGACGCGCCGTGGTCCTGGCGCAACGACAAGGAACTGGCGGGATCGGGCGCACTCGGTGATCTGGGTGCCCACACGATCGATCTCGTTCGTTTTCTCGTCGGGAGCGACGACCTCGCTGGCGAGATCGAACGCGTTAGCGGCCACCTTCAGACGTTCGTCGAGGAGCGGCCGGTGGAGGGGGCCGGAACATCAGCGGAGCCTCGAGCGACCGAAGACGACAAGGCCGTCGAGCGCGACGACACGCGCCCCGTGACCGTCGACGATGCCTACACCGCCCAGCTCGCGTTCGAAAGCGGTGCGATGGGAACGCTCGAGGCCTCCCGGTTCGCGACGGGACACAAGAACGATCACACGATCGAGATCCACGGCTCCGAGGGGAGCCTGCGATTCTCGCTCGAGCGCATGAACGAACTCGAGGTACTGCGTGGCGACGCTCGAGGCTACGAGACGGTGCTGGTTACCGACGAGGACGATCCCTACGTCGACCACTGGTGGCCACCCGGCCACGTCCTCGGCTGGGAGCACACGTTCGTCCACGAGAACTACGAGTTCCTCTCTGCGGTGGCGAACGGAACGTCGTTCGAGCCGAGCTTTGAGGACGGCCTCGCCGCCCAACGCGTCCTCGCGGCGATCGAAACCAGCGACGAGCGTCGAACGTGGGTCGCGCCGGACGAATCGTCGTAG